The following are encoded together in the Perca fluviatilis chromosome 23, GENO_Pfluv_1.0, whole genome shotgun sequence genome:
- the yaf2 gene encoding YY1-associated factor 2 isoform X3 produces MGDKRSPTRKPRPVSQLVSQQQVTQQFVLPLQPKKEKKERVEREKSDREPALKKNSHKKMRPRLKNIDRSSAQHLEVTVGDLTVIITDFKEKAKPSSTSATPSSTASTADHHSQNGSSSENTEKGLSRSSSPRGEGSSVNGESH; encoded by the exons GAAGCCTCGTCCCGTCTCCCAGCTCGTCTCGCAGCAGCAGGTAACGCAGCAGTTTGTGTTGCCCTTGCAGCCCaaaaaggagaagaaggagagagtagagagggagaagagcgACAGAGAGCCGGCGCTCAAGAAGAACAGTCACAAGAAGATGAG GCCGAGGTTAAAAAACATTGaccggagcagcgcccagcacCTGGAGGTGACGGTTGGGGACCTGACAGTCATCATAACGGACTTTAAGGAGAAGGCCAAGCCCTCGTCCACCTCGGCTACGCCATCCAGCACCGCGTCTACGGCCGACCACCACAGCCAGAACGGCTCCagctcagagaacacagagaagGGGCTTTCCCGCTCCTCCTCTCCCAGAGGAGAGGGGAGCTCGGTCAACGGAGAGTCCCACTGA